The proteins below are encoded in one region of Drosophila santomea strain STO CAGO 1482 chromosome 3R, Prin_Dsan_1.1, whole genome shotgun sequence:
- the LOC120453028 gene encoding calphotin, with amino-acid sequence MEPGTTPSPVAAPVSAPVAPSAVATSVQAVSPAAVAPAPAPPIAVTPVAAPSPVASVQPATATVPDAPAPAPIAAAAVAPVASAAPPVVVATPPAASPVVALPIAVAQIPVAVSAPVAPPVVATPTPVAPTPVAAPVIATPPVAAAAPTPAAISTPVAPPVVATPVVAPVIDTPAVVAANTTVPVATPIAAAPSPPVAPAAVPVVDPVVAPAVAAAAAPVVAETPAPAIASPPPAETPVAAVPDSVVPVIPEVPAPIVAAPSVAVPETSVAATPIVAATPIATAEPVAAPPTATEIPVAAPTAASPPVPVPVAPPVEAAVVAPVSTLTDAPVATAATVPETPAVVSVVSESPVAADPVVATPTPASEPEPIAPPAEAPEVAPVIAASPVAAAEITPPVAPPVAAETIPAPVVAATPAPAAPAPAATEPEVIAPAVSEVAPVIAPPPVATAVAETPIDETPPVVPPVAAEPVPAAVAAETPAPETPAPVATEPVTTASTDTPEVAPVIAAPAEVPAEAPAAAAPIPVPTESIDVSVPSEAVVEATQPVATPAEVTTEVTVADPAAAALITEPVDPAVPYSVEQITSVEISAEPTSSAVPEIPLPPPTEAVASPEVALVADPASVPIPEPSPAIPAEPIPAETPVAIQEPGVAVEEPVIQTPTQIPETAAEIPEPVPEKVLAPVTADAPSTTPEPDVVAINDAPPATEITTPVVENVPAESNVESAMPVTEPPVAQEIPAAEIPETVTKPVEVVVEQSTIPIQAAVSEEVSKSAEEEVLPIEPSPAAIEESPAAAEAVQSSPEPVISETPAAEEPITTEETPVNITVGTSEDVPTISEIPVEEVSTAEIPEQSSSPPDSVPVAKITPLLRELQTTDVSLLAIAATLDAIGEKLKDQKARNQQVMDRLCEIEKILGPPKSN; translated from the coding sequence ATGGAACCTGGAACGACTCCATCGCCTGTTGCAGCCCCGGTTTCTGCGCCTGTGGCGCCATCAGCAGTGGCTACCTCTGTCCAAGCTGTTAGCCCCGCGGCAGTGGCTCCCGCACCAGCGCCACCGATTGCTGTCACTCCAGTGGCTGCCCCATCCCCTGTTGCAAGTGTGCAACCGGCAACAGCTACTGTTCCTgatgctcctgctccagctccaatTGCTGCCGCAGCAGTCGCTCCTGTCGCATCTGCGGCGCCTCCAGTTGTTGTCGCAACTCCGCCAGCAGCAAGTCCAGTTGTAGCACTACCCATTGCTGTTGCCCAGATTCCAGTTGCTGTTTCAGCACCGGTGGCACCACCCGTTGTTGCAACACCCACTCCTGTTGCCCCAACTCCTGTTGCTGCGCCTGTGATAGCAACACCACCTGTTGCTGCCGCAGCTCCTACTCCGGCTGCTATTTCGACACCCGTGGCGCCTCCAGTTGTTGCGACTCCTGTAGTTGCTCCTGTGATCGACACACCAgccgttgttgctgctaaCACCACGGTTCCCGTTGCAACACCTATTGCTGCAGCACCATCCCCGCCAGTAGCCCCAGCAGCTGTTCCTGTTGTTGATCCAGTTGTTGCGCCagccgttgctgctgctgctgctcccgtCGTAGCAGAGACTCCAGCTCCAGCGATCGCCTCACCTCCTCCAGCTGAGACTCCGGTTGCAGCCGTACCAGATTCCGTTGTTCCTGTCATCCCCGAGGTTCCAGCTCCGATTGTCGCAGCACCATCCGTTGCTGTTCCCGAGACTTCGGTCGCCGCAACTCCCATCGTGGCAGCGACGCCTATAGCTACTGCTGAGCCAGTGGCCGCTCCACCAACCGCTACTGAAATCCCAGTCGCCGCTCCGACTGCAGCTTCGCcgcctgtgcctgtgcctgtaGCACCACCTGTGGAGGCTGCAGTGGTGGCTCCTGTGAGCACTTTGACAGATGCTCCGGTTGCTACTGCAGCCACTGTACCAGAAACCCCTGCCGTTGTCTCAGTCGTTTCCGAGTCTCCAGTTGCTGCGGATCCTGTTGTAGCTACACCTACTCCTGCCTCGGAGCCCGAACCCATTGCACCACCTGCAGAAGCCCCAGAAGTTGCTCCAGTGATCGCTGCATCAccggttgctgctgctgaaatAACTCCACCAGTTGCGCCTCCTGTGGCCGCAGAAACAATACCAGCTCCAGTCGTTGCCGCGACACCAGCTCCTGCGGCACCAGCACCAGCTGCAACGGAGCCTGAGGTCATTGCACCTGCTGTTTCCGAAGTAGCTCCAGTGATCGCTCCACCACCCgttgctactgctgttgctgaaACTCCTATAGATGAAACGCCTCCTGTTGTCCCTCCCGTGGCTGCGGAACCCGTACCAGCTGCAGTCGCTGCCGAGACTCCAGCTCCTGAGACCCCAGCACCAGTTGCAACAGAACCAGTGACCACTGCGTCAACAGATACACCAGAAGTTGCTCCTGTGATCGCAGCACCCGCTGAGGTACCAGCTGAAGCTCCGGCTGCCGCAGCTCCCATCCCCGTGCCTACGGAATCTATCGATGTTTCTGTACCATCAGAAGCCGTCGTGGAAGCCACGCAGCCAGTTGCAACGCCTGCCGAAGTCACAACAGAAGTTACAGTTGCAGaccctgctgctgcagcattAATTACCGAGCCAGTGGACCCAGCTGTTCCGTATTCGGTTGAACAAATTACTTCTGTTGAAATCTCCGCAGAACCAACATCTTCAGCCGTACCAGAAATCCCATTACCACCGCCAACTGAAGCAGTCGCTTCTCCAGAAGTTGCTCTCGTTGCAGATCCAGCTTCAGTGCCCATACCCGAACCAAGCCCAGCGATTCCTGCAGAACCGATACCTGCGGAGACGCCAGTCGCTATTCAGGAACCGGGGGTTGCCGTAGAAGAGCCGGTAATACAAACTCCAACACAGATTCCAGAAACTGCTGCTGAGATTCCCGAACCTGTACCGGAAAAAGTTCTGGCTCCTGTCACAGCTGACGCTCCTTCCACAACTCCGGAACCAGATGTAGTCGCCATCAATGACGCTCCTCCAGCAACCGAAATCACCACACCCGTTGTTGAAAACGTTCCAGCGGAATCAAATGTGGAATCAGCCATGCCAGTGACTGAACCACCGGTTGCGCAAGAGATTCCTGCAGCCGAAATTCCAGAGACGGTGACAAAGCCAGTGGAGGTTGTGGTTGAACAGAGCACCATCCCTATACAGGCAGCAGTCTCGGAAGAGGTTTCAAAGTCTGCTGAAGAAGAGGTTCTTCCCATTGAGCCATCTCCAGCTGCAATAGAGGAATCTCCAGCTGCTGCCGAAGCTGTTCAATCTTCTCCGGAACCAGTGATTTCCGAAACGCCAGCTGCCGAAGAACCAATTACGACAGAGGAAACCCCAGTAAATATTACTGTGGGAACGTCTGAAGATGTACCCACAATTTCGGAGATACCAGTGGAAGAGGTTTCCACTGCGGAAATCCCCGAACAGTCATCGTCACCCCCAGATTCCGTACCCGTGGCAAAGATAACTCCTTTGCTTAGAGAACTCCAGACCACCGATGTTTCGCTATTGGCCATTGCCGCCACACTGGATGCCATTGGAGAAAAGCTAAAGGACCAAAAGGCCAGAAATCAGCAAGTAATGGACAGACTCTGCG